From a single Pseudalkalibacillus hwajinpoensis genomic region:
- the mmuP gene encoding S-methylmethionine permease produces the protein MEEKQEFQRKMKSRHVVMLSLGGVIGTGLFLSSGYTIQQAGPVGTILSYLVGALVVYLVMLCLGELSVHMPETGAFHSYAAKYIGGGTGYTVAWLYWLTWTVALGSEFTAAGMLMQRWFPFISVWMWSGLFAALIFVINVLTVKFFAETEFWFSLIKVLAIILFIILGGAAIFGFIPMESGTHTSVFSNFTNEGIFPNGAFAIVMTMLAVNFAFSGTELIGIAAGETADPEKTIPKAIRTTVFRLIIFFVGSIFVLSALLPASDAGVLESPFVAVLERIGVPFAADIMNFVILTAILSAANSGLYASSRMLWSLADKRTISPFFSRLNKQGVPLNAVMFSMLGGVLALLSSVIAPDTVYVVLVSISGLAVVVVWMSICASQFLFRKQFIREGYSVKDLGYRTPLYPLVPVLAFLLCLASLIGIAFDPTQRIALYCGFPFIAFCYGSYYLTKSMKRKGVNYVTEKRSY, from the coding sequence ATGGAAGAGAAGCAGGAATTTCAAAGGAAAATGAAGTCACGACATGTCGTGATGCTATCGCTTGGTGGAGTTATTGGGACCGGTCTATTCTTAAGTTCTGGATACACGATCCAACAGGCTGGTCCAGTCGGCACGATTCTCTCCTATTTAGTAGGGGCGCTTGTTGTTTACCTTGTCATGCTATGTTTAGGGGAGCTTTCTGTACATATGCCAGAAACAGGCGCTTTCCATAGTTATGCAGCTAAGTACATCGGAGGAGGTACCGGGTATACGGTGGCGTGGTTATATTGGCTAACCTGGACAGTAGCTCTCGGTTCCGAATTTACTGCCGCCGGGATGCTGATGCAGCGGTGGTTTCCATTCATCAGTGTGTGGATGTGGAGTGGATTGTTCGCCGCATTAATCTTTGTGATTAATGTGCTTACCGTTAAATTTTTCGCAGAAACAGAATTCTGGTTCTCCCTCATTAAGGTATTAGCAATTATCCTCTTTATTATTTTAGGGGGAGCAGCAATTTTTGGTTTTATCCCGATGGAATCAGGTACACACACATCGGTTTTCTCCAATTTTACGAATGAAGGTATTTTTCCAAATGGTGCATTTGCCATAGTTATGACCATGTTAGCGGTGAATTTTGCTTTCTCTGGAACAGAATTAATCGGTATCGCAGCTGGAGAAACAGCAGATCCAGAAAAAACAATTCCGAAAGCTATTCGTACTACGGTGTTTCGATTAATTATTTTCTTTGTCGGTTCGATCTTCGTCTTATCAGCTCTTCTTCCAGCTTCAGATGCTGGCGTATTAGAAAGCCCGTTTGTGGCTGTTCTTGAACGGATTGGTGTTCCATTTGCAGCCGATATTATGAACTTCGTTATTTTAACAGCGATCTTATCTGCTGCAAATTCCGGGTTGTATGCTTCTTCAAGAATGCTCTGGTCGCTCGCAGATAAGCGAACGATATCACCGTTTTTCTCCAGGCTAAATAAACAGGGTGTCCCGCTAAATGCCGTGATGTTTAGTATGTTAGGCGGGGTGCTAGCTCTCTTATCTAGCGTGATTGCGCCAGATACAGTCTATGTTGTACTCGTTTCGATTTCGGGTCTTGCGGTGGTAGTGGTGTGGATGAGCATTTGTGCGTCACAATTTCTCTTTCGGAAACAATTTATAAGAGAAGGGTATTCGGTAAAAGACCTGGGATATCGGACTCCATTATATCCTCTCGTCCCTGTGCTTGCTTTTCTGCTCTGTCTCGCTTCGTTGATCGGGATCGCTTTTGACCCTACACAGAGAATTGCCCTGTATTGTGGCTTTCCTTTTATTGCTTTTTGTTATGGGAGCTATTATCTAACTAAATCTATGAAGAGAAAGGGAGTCAATTATGTTACTGAAAAACGATCCTATTGA
- the mmuM gene encoding homocysteine S-methyltransferase has product MLLKNDPIEGILRDYSIMILDGALATELEHYGCDLNDPLWSARVLLENPELIYQVHLDYFHAGADCAITASYQATIDGLKARGLNEQESIELIKKTVVLARKARDDFWEQNEQLTRPKPLVAASVGPYGAFLSDGSEYRGDYGVSDDTLAHFHRSRIKALIDAGADLLAFETIPSLQEANVLLSLLEEFPHTYAWLSFSIRNGKEISDGTPLQECSKRFGEIKQLAAIGVNCASPSFVEEVIKEVNSHTKKPVIVYPNSGEVYESSSKTWQGEQSHSELDQDSKRWFQVGARLIGGCCRTRPHDIEEIYQKWR; this is encoded by the coding sequence ATGTTACTGAAAAACGATCCTATTGAAGGCATTTTGCGTGATTACTCGATTATGATATTAGATGGTGCGCTTGCAACAGAGCTGGAACATTATGGATGTGATTTAAATGATCCTCTCTGGTCAGCACGGGTATTACTTGAGAACCCTGAATTAATCTATCAAGTTCATCTAGATTATTTCCATGCTGGAGCGGACTGTGCAATAACCGCTAGCTACCAGGCAACAATAGATGGGCTTAAAGCACGTGGTTTAAACGAGCAGGAATCGATCGAGTTAATTAAGAAAACAGTAGTGCTAGCAAGAAAAGCGCGTGATGATTTCTGGGAGCAGAATGAGCAATTGACCAGGCCTAAACCTCTTGTTGCTGCATCAGTAGGACCTTATGGAGCATTTCTTTCAGACGGCTCAGAGTATAGAGGGGATTATGGCGTTTCTGACGATACATTAGCTCATTTTCACCGTTCAAGAATAAAAGCATTAATTGACGCAGGAGCTGATCTGTTAGCATTTGAAACAATTCCCTCTCTTCAAGAAGCAAACGTATTACTTTCGTTGTTAGAAGAATTTCCACATACTTATGCCTGGCTTTCCTTTTCTATTAGAAATGGAAAGGAAATTAGTGATGGGACACCATTACAGGAGTGTTCCAAACGTTTTGGAGAGATAAAGCAGCTTGCTGCAATCGGAGTGAATTGCGCTTCTCCTTCATTTGTAGAAGAGGTTATTAAAGAGGTAAATAGCCACACAAAAAAACCGGTTATCGTTTACCCGAATTCCGGAGAAGTTTATGAATCTAGCTCCAAAACATGGCAGGGAGAGCAATCACATTCCGAATTGGATCAAGACTCTAAAAGGTGGTTTCAGGTGGGAGCGCGTTTAATAGGAGGTTGTTGCAGAACGAGACCTCATGATATAGAAGAAATTTATCAAAAATGGCGCTGA
- a CDS encoding 3-ketoacyl-ACP reductase → MGQSITGKIAYITGASSGIGRATALELAREGVNVGLIARTESKLKEVAQEAETLGVKASVATADIANIEEVDQAIDHLQNELGSANILINNAGIGLNGSFLDLKPEDWKHTFEVNVYGTYHVTRAVLPQMIKRNNGDIFNISSSSGLKGTAGSTSYSASKFAIQGMTEALMQEVRRNNIRVFTLNPSLVATELVFGDKLDEQDKEKYMQPEDLAEYMVGQLKLHPRIFIKQSLQWATNPF, encoded by the coding sequence ATGGGTCAATCAATTACCGGAAAGATTGCATATATCACAGGAGCAAGCAGTGGCATAGGTCGCGCTACTGCTCTGGAATTAGCTAGAGAGGGAGTAAACGTTGGGTTAATTGCCCGTACAGAAAGCAAACTGAAGGAAGTTGCACAGGAAGCGGAAACGCTAGGAGTGAAGGCATCAGTTGCGACTGCTGATATTGCGAATATAGAGGAAGTAGATCAGGCAATCGATCACTTACAAAATGAATTAGGCTCAGCAAACATTCTGATTAATAATGCGGGCATTGGATTAAATGGATCATTCTTAGACCTTAAACCAGAAGACTGGAAGCACACGTTTGAAGTAAATGTATACGGTACGTACCACGTCACACGGGCCGTTTTACCCCAAATGATCAAGAGAAACAACGGGGATATTTTCAACATCTCCTCAAGTAGCGGTCTTAAAGGGACAGCTGGTTCTACTTCCTATAGCGCTTCGAAATTCGCAATCCAAGGGATGACCGAAGCACTGATGCAGGAAGTGCGTCGAAATAACATTCGCGTGTTTACACTTAACCCTAGTCTAGTCGCAACTGAGCTTGTATTTGGCGATAAACTTGATGAACAGGATAAAGAGAAATATATGCAGCCGGAGGATTTAGCTGAATATATGGTTGGGCAGCTAAAGCTCCATCCTCGGATTTTCATTAAACAATCGCTGCAGTGGGCCACAAATCCATTTTAA
- a CDS encoding M14 family zinc carboxypeptidase, which yields MGRMKKVALLSSTLALSAGLMTPAMAAPNSQFVGTPESQEYSISGFISHDELSKKLQQIDKNSQERVDVEVAGYSNQGREIYKATVGSGDKVILIQSEIHGNEKTGTAALLNLLQQLGSNNSTEAKKIREEVTIVAMPMVNPDATELNRRGNDLSWSEVIEEFPQLAEATPSWNYYTYTNQYWDYASNPGFDVNRDFNPNLNYEPQPEDFPSNSSNPGWYITPEAQTVRDVYKGLMDEFGKVDVFVDLHHQGEYYVEGTDDKVTLSISGDFIPDPESAEGEKYSEYADTYNEEFSKQLNVAAYNALQERGNSLFDNITLYPQNLDLPGTALGSFALNGSGAVLFEVTGQTQSFGQKKKGQLIKAVELGLYGIINGVTTGDVYSIDSEEYNEIPLTDRDQDYGF from the coding sequence ATGGGTAGAATGAAAAAAGTAGCGTTATTAAGCAGTACACTTGCTTTATCGGCGGGTTTAATGACCCCAGCCATGGCAGCACCTAATAGTCAATTTGTTGGAACACCAGAAAGTCAAGAATACTCCATTTCAGGGTTTATCAGCCATGATGAGTTAAGCAAAAAACTTCAGCAGATTGATAAAAACAGCCAGGAGCGAGTTGATGTAGAAGTTGCAGGGTATTCAAATCAAGGACGTGAAATTTACAAAGCTACAGTTGGCTCAGGAGATAAAGTGATATTAATACAAAGCGAAATCCATGGAAATGAAAAAACAGGTACTGCAGCATTGTTAAATTTATTACAGCAACTTGGATCAAACAATTCTACTGAGGCCAAAAAAATCAGGGAAGAAGTAACCATAGTGGCTATGCCGATGGTTAACCCGGATGCTACGGAGTTGAATCGTCGCGGGAACGATCTATCCTGGAGTGAAGTAATTGAAGAATTCCCACAACTAGCTGAAGCTACTCCATCTTGGAATTATTACACCTACACAAACCAATACTGGGATTATGCTTCAAACCCGGGTTTTGACGTGAATCGGGACTTTAATCCAAACCTTAACTATGAGCCTCAACCTGAAGATTTTCCAAGTAATTCATCAAATCCAGGCTGGTACATTACCCCTGAAGCCCAAACTGTCCGTGATGTTTATAAAGGCTTAATGGATGAGTTTGGAAAAGTGGATGTGTTTGTAGATTTGCATCATCAGGGCGAGTATTATGTTGAAGGAACAGATGATAAGGTTACGTTATCTATTTCGGGAGATTTCATTCCTGATCCTGAGAGTGCTGAAGGAGAGAAATATAGTGAGTATGCAGATACATATAATGAGGAATTCTCCAAACAATTAAATGTAGCCGCTTATAATGCTTTACAAGAAAGAGGTAATTCTCTTTTTGACAATATTACACTTTACCCACAGAATCTAGATCTACCGGGTACCGCACTTGGTTCCTTTGCTCTTAATGGAAGTGGGGCTGTGTTATTCGAAGTAACTGGTCAAACTCAAAGTTTTGGTCAGAAGAAAAAGGGACAGCTTATAAAGGCTGTTGAACTTGGTCTCTATGGAATTATCAACGGAGTGACTACTGGGGATGTATATAGTATTGACTCTGAAGAATATAATGAAATCCCACTTACAGATCGGGATCAGGATTATGGTTTTTAA
- a CDS encoding dicarboxylate/amino acid:cation symporter, producing MKKILRGYLQASLILKITIALILGIIVGLVFGEQAAVLAPLGDLLINLLSFLIIPLILFTLIVGVNQTRLSNLGRMGGKVFLYYVLTSAFAIIVGLTVASLFNPGTGLSIDPAESFEVPDNPGVVSVLLSIVPSNIVTAFSEMNLLGIIFTAFAFGIAISALRNSKEHGELGEHLYKVIEGLNEATFKIMNVILQYVPIGIFAIIAKTIGNQGMHTILSLGNMIVVLYIALIVQVGIYVVFMLFFKVSPKRFFSNARTPMITAFVTQSSSGTLPLTLNAANGMGLSKSLYGFSLPLGATINMDGAAIRIAISAVFAANVVGAPLSFTDMLMIVIVGTLASIGTAGVPGAGIVMIATVFAQVGLPMETVALLTAVDALVGMGCTALNVTGDLVGATVIDRKTTSDTADPTI from the coding sequence ATGAAGAAGATCTTGAGAGGTTATTTACAAGCATCGTTAATACTAAAAATTACGATTGCACTTATACTTGGAATTATTGTTGGTCTTGTTTTTGGTGAGCAAGCAGCGGTTTTGGCACCACTTGGTGATTTGTTAATCAACTTGCTGTCATTCCTCATCATCCCACTCATACTATTTACGTTGATTGTCGGTGTCAATCAGACAAGGTTAAGTAACCTTGGACGAATGGGTGGTAAAGTATTTCTTTATTATGTGTTGACGTCTGCCTTTGCGATTATTGTTGGCCTAACAGTTGCAAGTTTGTTCAATCCAGGTACAGGCCTTTCGATTGATCCTGCGGAGTCCTTCGAGGTACCTGACAACCCTGGCGTCGTTAGTGTTCTATTAAGTATTGTGCCATCGAATATCGTTACGGCATTTAGTGAGATGAATTTACTTGGAATCATTTTCACTGCATTCGCTTTCGGTATTGCCATTTCCGCATTAAGGAATTCGAAGGAACACGGTGAACTTGGCGAACATTTATATAAAGTTATTGAAGGATTGAACGAAGCAACCTTTAAAATCATGAATGTTATTCTTCAATACGTACCAATTGGAATTTTTGCGATTATCGCTAAAACAATCGGAAACCAGGGAATGCATACAATTCTCTCGCTAGGAAATATGATTGTAGTGCTCTACATTGCCCTAATCGTTCAGGTAGGGATCTATGTTGTTTTTATGCTGTTCTTCAAAGTCAGTCCGAAACGATTTTTCTCGAATGCCCGTACACCAATGATTACGGCTTTTGTCACACAGAGTAGTTCAGGTACATTGCCACTCACACTGAATGCTGCTAATGGTATGGGTCTGTCAAAAAGTCTCTATGGCTTTAGTTTACCGCTCGGTGCGACGATCAATATGGATGGGGCAGCGATCCGTATTGCTATTTCAGCGGTTTTCGCAGCCAACGTTGTAGGTGCTCCTTTAAGCTTTACTGATATGCTGATGATTGTCATTGTTGGGACGCTTGCGTCAATCGGAACAGCAGGTGTTCCAGGGGCAGGAATCGTTATGATTGCGACTGTTTTTGCACAGGTTGGTTTACCAATGGAAACAGTGGCGTTGTTAACAGCTGTTGATGCCTTAGTCGGAATGGGTTGTACTGCCCTTAACGTAACGGGTGATCTTGTCGGAGCAACTGTGATTGATCGCAAAACAACCTCTGATACTGCAGATCCAACCATTTAA
- a CDS encoding DUF3100 domain-containing protein: MADQLKGIWKDWRLHLLVLVIVALTEWIGVFQFTVGPGVILLLPMLYAILIGLGLFFTPVVKKAQALNAEPLIVLGVTLLIAKIGVIIGPSLPKLIEAGPALLLQEFGNLGTIFIALPIAVMLGLKRESIGMTHSVAREPNVGLIVDKYGFNSPEGRGVMAIYIFGTVFGAVFMGVISGFLATITPLHPLSFAMASGIGSGSMMAAASGSLVAAFPAFSDDIIAFAGASNLLSLSTGLYMSILIGLPLTEKMYAVLTRNKQAKADVNKGA, from the coding sequence GTGGCAGATCAATTAAAAGGAATTTGGAAAGACTGGCGTTTGCACCTTCTTGTGTTGGTGATCGTCGCGCTTACAGAGTGGATCGGGGTATTTCAGTTTACAGTTGGACCTGGTGTCATATTGTTGCTCCCGATGCTGTATGCGATTCTAATTGGACTGGGGTTATTCTTCACACCTGTTGTAAAAAAAGCGCAGGCACTTAATGCTGAACCTTTAATCGTACTTGGCGTAACGCTTTTGATTGCGAAGATCGGTGTCATTATCGGTCCATCGCTTCCAAAATTAATTGAAGCGGGGCCAGCCCTATTGCTTCAGGAGTTTGGTAACCTTGGTACTATTTTTATAGCGCTGCCGATTGCGGTCATGCTTGGACTTAAAAGAGAGAGTATTGGGATGACGCATTCTGTTGCAAGAGAGCCGAATGTTGGGTTGATCGTGGACAAGTACGGCTTTAATTCGCCTGAAGGAAGAGGCGTTATGGCCATTTATATTTTTGGAACAGTGTTTGGTGCTGTTTTCATGGGTGTTATTTCAGGCTTCCTTGCTACAATTACACCGCTTCATCCGCTTTCATTCGCTATGGCATCCGGAATTGGAAGCGGCAGTATGATGGCAGCTGCCAGTGGCTCACTCGTCGCAGCTTTTCCTGCCTTTTCAGATGATATTATTGCCTTCGCTGGTGCGAGTAATTTGCTGTCGCTTTCAACAGGTCTCTACATGAGCATTCTCATTGGTTTGCCATTAACAGAGAAAATGTATGCTGTGCTAACAAGGAATAAACAGGCGAAGGCTGATGTAAATAAGGGGGCGTAA
- a CDS encoding DUF2515 family protein gives MNVFKSLFHLSQHTNLSSSLLKDLKKVSKTTKPSPPLSLYDQRFVSMIREKTALHNRNNVTRTKAYLDFFKFNPDIHWAFLAHLVSRNAGWTMTDLKGEYLPHLLTPEQQQSFFSFLERGNWLIFQDAYPQLLLYKESVLRKRPLFHLLPSLHVSSFMKVIWEDFWQNKNSEVLTASLIINEQHYIESRVIQTDHFKKSVFQTLAFQLQDVLNTNTLLFPMIEGDTVTLTGEAAHHFLYVKERIELGKRLYTRLFSNERNLNAIINWATLHPHTGSRKDYWSHLFNSVKEGKPLEKRIIKDCLLQKGPRIYSPSLTAWSDVTHKSPDRSDWYTNSNIIDLLNLPSPDLSGNVQKIHCHSLTLLEKINGFPT, from the coding sequence GTGAATGTTTTCAAATCGCTGTTTCATCTCTCTCAACATACTAACCTTTCTTCTTCTTTACTAAAGGATCTCAAGAAAGTAAGTAAGACTACAAAACCATCACCGCCGCTTTCATTATACGATCAACGTTTCGTCAGCATGATTCGTGAGAAAACCGCTCTCCATAACCGGAACAACGTAACGCGCACGAAGGCCTACCTGGATTTCTTTAAATTCAATCCCGATATTCACTGGGCTTTCCTCGCTCACCTCGTCTCCCGTAATGCTGGCTGGACGATGACCGATTTAAAAGGGGAATATCTCCCTCACCTTCTCACCCCTGAACAGCAGCAGTCATTCTTTTCATTTCTTGAGCGTGGGAACTGGCTAATCTTTCAAGACGCTTACCCGCAGCTGCTTCTATATAAAGAAAGCGTGCTTCGTAAACGGCCGCTTTTCCACCTTTTACCTTCCCTGCATGTATCGTCTTTTATGAAAGTGATCTGGGAGGATTTCTGGCAAAATAAAAACAGCGAGGTACTGACTGCCTCCCTTATAATAAATGAGCAGCATTACATTGAGTCACGCGTTATTCAAACCGATCACTTCAAGAAATCTGTTTTCCAGACGCTCGCCTTCCAACTACAGGATGTGCTTAATACGAACACGTTACTCTTTCCTATGATAGAAGGGGATACGGTCACCTTAACGGGCGAAGCAGCTCATCACTTTTTGTACGTGAAAGAGCGAATTGAACTTGGAAAACGGCTATACACTCGGCTTTTCTCAAATGAAAGGAACCTGAATGCGATCATTAATTGGGCCACCTTACATCCACACACAGGATCAAGAAAAGATTACTGGTCTCACCTGTTCAATTCAGTGAAGGAAGGTAAACCTTTAGAAAAGCGTATCATTAAGGATTGTCTGCTTCAAAAAGGGCCAAGAATCTATAGTCCATCACTTACAGCCTGGAGCGACGTCACCCATAAATCGCCAGATCGAAGTGATTGGTATACGAACTCAAATATCATCGACCTTCTCAATCTCCCGTCCCCTGACCTATCAGGAAACGTTCAAAAAATTCATTGCCATTCCCTTACGCTTCTTGAAAAGATCAACGGCTTTCCCACATGA
- a CDS encoding ATP-grasp domain-containing protein translates to MSAKVYIIHENEEWTKPLKIELEKQNVPYEDWFLSEGSIDLSDIPPEGIFYNRMSASSHTRDHRYAPEFTAAVISWLESHGRRVLNDSRALALEVSKVAQYTVLRQHGILTPKTIAAVGKDHLTKAAHSFDDPFITKHNRAGKGLGVQLFNNPETLAAYVNSEAFYESIDGITLLQEYIQSPDASITRCEFVGGKFLYAVRVDTSDGFELCPADVCQVGDSFCPTTEQEKPKFEIIENFDQPVISNYEAFLKANGITFAGIECIQNERGDLFTYDVNTNTNYNADAERKAHISGMKAIAETLERELSELKPIM, encoded by the coding sequence ATGAGTGCAAAAGTATATATTATTCATGAAAATGAAGAGTGGACAAAGCCGCTTAAGATTGAGCTTGAAAAGCAAAATGTCCCATATGAAGATTGGTTTCTAAGTGAAGGAAGCATTGATTTATCTGATATCCCACCGGAAGGGATATTCTATAATCGCATGAGCGCATCCTCTCATACGAGAGATCATCGCTATGCGCCAGAATTCACTGCTGCTGTGATTTCATGGCTTGAAAGTCACGGTCGCCGCGTCTTAAACGATAGCCGTGCCCTTGCCCTTGAGGTCAGTAAGGTTGCTCAGTATACTGTCCTGAGACAGCATGGAATACTTACGCCGAAAACAATCGCAGCCGTTGGGAAAGATCACCTTACAAAGGCAGCCCACTCTTTCGATGATCCATTTATTACGAAGCACAACCGTGCTGGGAAAGGGCTTGGCGTTCAGCTTTTTAATAATCCTGAGACGCTTGCAGCTTACGTCAATAGCGAAGCTTTTTACGAATCGATCGATGGAATTACCCTACTCCAGGAGTACATCCAATCACCTGATGCTTCGATTACTCGCTGTGAATTCGTTGGTGGGAAGTTTCTATATGCCGTTCGTGTCGACACGTCTGACGGCTTCGAACTTTGTCCAGCGGATGTGTGTCAGGTAGGCGATTCATTCTGCCCGACAACCGAGCAGGAAAAGCCTAAATTCGAAATCATCGAGAACTTCGATCAACCAGTCATTTCCAATTATGAGGCTTTTCTGAAAGCCAACGGTATTACGTTCGCTGGAATCGAATGCATACAAAATGAGCGCGGCGATCTATTTACGTATGACGTCAACACCAATACCAATTACAATGCTGACGCCGAAAGGAAAGCCCACATTTCTGGCATGAAAGCCATCGCGGAAACGCTAGAACGCGAGCTTTCTGAACTAAAACCAATCATGTAA
- a CDS encoding aminopeptidase yields MTTFQENLQKYADLAVKVGVNIQKGQTLVVNAPLTSAEFVRHIADRAYEAGAKNVHVEWNDENLTRIKYDKAPDEAFKEFPTWKAKGFEELAENGAAFLSITSSNPDLLKGVDPERISNASKTAGKAMEGYRNYIMSDHNSWSVVAVPSKPWAAKVFPEAPEEEQEAKLWEAIFQATRVLTGDPVQAWKEHSANLEQKVDYLNNKHYSKLHYRAPGTDLTIELPKAHQWVGGISENVNGDHFVANMPTEEVFTIPHKTGVNGVVASTKPLSYGGTVIEDFSLTFEEGRIVKAEAKHGNETLQHLIETDEGAHYLGEVALVPHDSPISNAEIIFFNTLFDENASNHLAIGNAYSFCLEGGKKMSKEELERAGANESVTHVDFMIGSEQMDIDGIKEDGSSEPIFRNGNWSI; encoded by the coding sequence ATGACTACTTTTCAAGAAAATTTACAGAAATACGCAGATTTAGCGGTTAAAGTTGGCGTGAACATTCAAAAAGGACAAACCCTTGTTGTCAATGCTCCACTAACCTCAGCTGAATTTGTTAGACACATTGCGGACCGTGCTTATGAAGCTGGCGCAAAAAATGTGCATGTCGAATGGAACGACGAGAATCTAACACGTATTAAGTATGATAAAGCGCCTGACGAAGCATTCAAAGAGTTTCCAACTTGGAAAGCGAAAGGTTTTGAAGAATTGGCGGAGAACGGTGCGGCCTTCCTTTCAATTACATCTTCTAACCCTGATCTTCTAAAAGGCGTTGATCCTGAACGCATTTCGAACGCAAGCAAAACGGCTGGGAAAGCAATGGAAGGGTATCGCAATTACATTATGTCCGATCATAACAGCTGGTCGGTTGTTGCTGTTCCATCGAAGCCATGGGCTGCAAAGGTCTTTCCAGAAGCACCTGAGGAAGAACAGGAAGCTAAGCTCTGGGAAGCGATTTTCCAGGCAACTCGCGTTTTAACAGGTGATCCAGTCCAGGCATGGAAAGAGCATAGTGCAAACTTGGAACAGAAGGTAGATTATTTAAACAACAAGCATTACAGCAAACTTCACTATCGAGCTCCTGGAACTGATTTAACGATTGAGCTTCCAAAGGCACACCAGTGGGTGGGGGGCATTAGCGAGAATGTGAATGGAGACCATTTTGTAGCGAACATGCCTACAGAAGAAGTGTTTACGATTCCGCACAAAACAGGCGTTAACGGCGTTGTCGCTTCGACAAAACCACTAAGCTATGGCGGTACTGTAATTGAAGACTTCTCACTCACATTTGAAGAAGGACGTATTGTGAAAGCGGAAGCAAAGCATGGGAACGAAACGCTTCAGCACCTTATTGAAACAGATGAAGGAGCGCATTACCTCGGGGAGGTAGCACTTGTCCCTCATGATTCTCCGATCTCAAACGCAGAAATCATCTTCTTCAATACATTGTTTGATGAAAATGCATCCAATCACCTTGCAATTGGAAATGCATACTCGTTCTGTCTTGAAGGCGGAAAGAAGATGTCAAAAGAAGAACTTGAAAGAGCGGGTGCGAACGAAAGTGTCACCCACGTGGACTTTATGATTGGTTCTGAACAAATGGATATCGACGGAATTAAAGAAGACGGATCAAGTGAACCAATTTTCCGTAATGGAAACTGGTCGATCTAA
- the msrB gene encoding peptide-methionine (R)-S-oxide reductase MsrB, producing MSTSHYELATFAGGCFWCMVEPFEEMPGIETIVSGYTGGEKPYPTYEEVISKTTGHVEAVQITFDPAVFPYSKLLDLFWRQIDPTDAGGQFFDRGDTYITAVYYHNEEQQKLAEESRKELEASGRFTKPIVTKILPAKPFYPAEDYHQDYHKKNPAHYNRYKKGSGREAFIEQNWAYEKNDDELRERLTDIQYEVTQKNGTERPFQNEYYNNDKVGIYVDVVSGEPLFSSTDQYDAGCGWPSFTQPIHNHRVKEKKDVSHFMIRTEVRSKEADSHLGHVFNDGPGENGLRYCINSAAMKFIPKDQLEEEGYGEYRDLFE from the coding sequence ATGAGTACAAGCCATTATGAGCTTGCCACATTTGCCGGAGGTTGTTTCTGGTGTATGGTTGAGCCCTTTGAAGAAATGCCTGGTATAGAGACTATTGTTTCCGGTTATACAGGCGGCGAAAAGCCGTATCCAACATATGAGGAAGTGATTTCAAAAACAACCGGTCACGTAGAGGCGGTTCAAATTACGTTTGATCCAGCGGTCTTCCCATATAGTAAGCTACTTGATCTTTTCTGGCGTCAAATTGACCCGACTGATGCGGGCGGTCAGTTCTTTGACCGCGGTGACACGTACATTACGGCGGTTTATTATCATAACGAAGAACAGCAGAAGCTTGCAGAAGAGTCTCGTAAGGAACTAGAAGCAAGCGGCCGTTTCACAAAACCAATTGTGACCAAAATTCTTCCGGCTAAACCATTTTATCCAGCCGAAGATTATCACCAGGATTATCATAAGAAAAATCCTGCTCACTACAATCGTTATAAAAAAGGGTCCGGCAGAGAGGCGTTTATCGAACAAAATTGGGCATATGAGAAAAACGACGACGAACTTCGCGAACGTCTAACGGATATTCAATATGAAGTAACCCAGAAGAATGGCACAGAGCGTCCTTTCCAGAATGAGTATTACAACAATGACAAGGTTGGAATCTATGTAGATGTTGTATCAGGTGAGCCACTGTTTAGCTCGACAGACCAATATGATGCCGGGTGTGGCTGGCCAAGTTTTACACAGCCGATTCATAATCACCGAGTGAAGGAAAAGAAAGATGTTAGCCACTTTATGATTCGAACGGAAGTGCGAAGCAAGGAAGCAGATTCACACCTTGGTCACGTATTTAATGATGGTCCGGGCGAAAATGGGCTCCGCTATTGCATCAATTCAGCCGCGATGAAATTTATTCCAAAAGACCAACTTGAGGAAGAAGGGTACGGCGAATACCGAGACCTATTTGAATGA